TCCGACCCAAGCAGTGTTGGCAGTCCGCCGTGCCGTTTCCAGTAACCGTGACTGACAATCGCGACCGGCGCTGTCCGGCCCGGTGTTTCTTCCTCCGGCAGAAAGGCACGACCGCGAACAGGCGCGATTCCCATGACGGAGAAGTAATTCGAGCTGACGACGCTCGCGTAAACGCGCCGGGTGTCGCTCTTCTCGCCAATTCCTACCATCGCGAGCGTGTAAGCCATCACGTCAGTGAAGACGGTGTTCTGCTGGCGGATGTCCTGATACGTCGGATACGAGAAGGAGCGGAAGGTGTTGGGATTCTTCTTGTCCTTCGAGAAGAGCTGCAGAACGTC
This sequence is a window from Burkholderiales bacterium. Protein-coding genes within it:
- a CDS encoding ABC transporter permease, with translation MLSPFPAQLFGRLPKRTGWQPVLPNQCSTTPNLMNDLRFALRQLLKAPGFSAAAVIVLALGIGANSAVFSLVQTLLVQPPGYANPSDVLQLFSKDKKNPNTFRSFSYPTYQDIRQQNTVFTDVMAYTLAMVGIGEKSDTRRVYASVVSSNYFSVMGIAPVRGRAFLPEEETPGRTAPVAIVSHGYWKRHGGLPTLLGS